ATCACCGCGAAGTCGGGATGCTGCGCATCTATCTGAAACCGTCCGACAAGATCGGCCCGCGTCGCTTCTGGGGGGCAAAGCCGCTCTATCGCGAGCTGATTCGCACCGCGAAGGCGGACGGCATCATCAACGCCGTCGCGCAAAATACCCATTACGGCTTCAGCAATCACGAACCGATCCGGGAGAACGGCTCGGAAATTGCCGATCCGCATCTGACGATCTGTGTCGAACTGGTCGGCGATCGCGATCAGCTCGACCTCTTCTGTCGCCGGCATGGAGATCTGATCGGCGACAAGGTGATCGTCTACAAACGACTGGAGCATTGGACTATCACGCGCAAAACTGAGCTAACCAGAGCCTGATCGGCGTTCCCGTAAAGGAAGGTCGGCCGGTACGCTGGCACGCCGACGAGTGCGCTGTGGGCCGCTCAGGTCGCGCGTTTTCCCGAAATATGTTCCCGATTGCTTTTTCCCGAAATGCGGCATCGGACATGGAGTTTCGGGAAAGGTCGGGCGCCTGAAAATCGGCGTGACCGAGCCCGCTGCTGTCGCAGCGGGTTCGGGTTCAGGAGCCGCGAGGTGATCGCATCAGCGGGGGCAGCGCTGCGCTGCTTGGATGGCTCCCACGCTGCCCCCGCTGCTGCCAGATGGGGTCATTTCTATTTGGCGAAGATTATGTCTTTTCTAAACGGCAGGAACAATAAAGAGAGGTGACAGATACAAATGACAGCTTTTTTGCTAGAGGCCGTTATGAACCTTGGCGATCGCGGTAGCCTGCTTCATCATGATGCAGGCGAAGACGACGACATGAAGTCCAGCGAGTGTTTGAGCGTGCGTTCAAAATCTTTGACGAGATGGCGGAAGTGGGTTGCCCAAGCGAATGACTGCTAGACGTCCCAGCGGCGCGGCAGGAGGACGAAGCCGCGCTTGGCCTGTGGCAGTTTGACGACTTCGAGCGCGATGCCATGCTTGTCTGCGGCATAGACGGCCCGCCCACCGGTATAGCCCTGGTCCACCCGGGCAATCTCGACCGTGGCGCCGTTGACCGCCTGTGCGGTGCGGACGAGCCACTCCACCTCGCCGCGATCCTCGGCGCTGGCTGGCGTGACATGGAGGGCCAGCAGATGGCCCAGCGTGTCGACGGCCATGTGAATCTTCAAGCCCTTCTTGCGCTTGGCCCCGTCATAGCCGGCACGCTCGCCGCTCTGAGGGGTCGATCGAAGCGTCCGGCTGTCGATGATCGCAGCGGGCGGCTCGGCCTTGTGCCCCGCGGACAGCCGCAGCACTGTGCGCGAGTCGTCCACCAGCGCCTCGAAGCAGCCAGTGCTGCGTCTGCTGGTACACTGCTGCCCGGGGCGGCAGATCGTTCGGCATCCACAGCCATGGCGCGCCCGTCTTCACAATGTAGCGAAGGCCGTTGAACACCTCCCGCAGGTCATGCTCCCGCTGCCCGGCATCCGCGCGTTGCAGCAGTAGGTACGGCGCGGCCAGCAACCATTCCTCGTCGCTGACGTCAGATGGATACGGCTTGCGGCGAATGCTCATCCCACCTCGGGTGAATCGGCAAACCTCTCAAGTCCATAACAGCCTCTATAGTCGGGACTCGTTCATCACAGCCAGGAGATAACGGTTGGGCGAGGTGGCAGCGCTTATCGTATCTAACCGGCTCGTAACGGGATTTTCGATCCAGTATGCAGGGCTCGATGCCCCTGGCCTGAAGAGCGTCGCGGAACCAGTCGGCGTCGTAGCCGCGATCATCGAGCAGCGCGGTCGCGCCGGTGTAGTGGCAGACCTGCGGTCATGAAGAAGCTCAAGGTTGAGCTGCTACCCGTTCTTGGACCTCTCTGCTGGCCGTCATTCAGCATCTGCCGGCAGCGGCGGTCCATGTGCCGCTGACCGGTTCACCAACGATATCGGCGTCTTGTTGCCGATGGCGCTATGCGGTCGCACCTCGCTGTAGTCTCTGCGCCACTCCTTGCATTTTCGGGCCGCGTCGTCGAGGCTCATGAAACAGTGCTGGTTCAGGCACTCCGCTCGGAACTTGCCGTTGAAGGATTCGATGAACGCATTGTCCGTCGACTTGCCCGGTCGGCTAAAGTCCAGCGTGACACCTCGGGTATATGCCCACAGATCCAAGTCACGCGAGATGAACTCGCTGCCTTGGTCAATGCGGATCGACGCCGGATAACCCATCTCGCCGCAAACCCGTTCAAGCACCTCCATGACGTCCGGCGCCCGGAAGCTGAACCGCGGCACCACCGCCGGCGAGAACCGGCTGAAGGTATCGACCACCGTCAGGATACGCAGCTTTGGCCCCGTCGCGAATTGGTCTTGGGCGAAGTCCATAGCTCACACGTCTTTCGAATAAGACGCCGCGCAGCGTCCTTCTCTCAGCTTCGCCCTCACCCGACGCTTCGGGGGTTTGCCGCAGCTGCAACCCCATCTCCTTGTAAAGCCGATAGACACGCTTTGCGTTTCAGTCCCAGCCCTCGCGCCGGAGCAGTACATGAATGCGGCAATAGCCATACTGAACCGCGCCGGGTTTGCCGGAGGCCATTGGATGTGAGTCACGCTGCCATATCGATGATGTTGGCGGCAGCATAGAATTGCTCTTCGGCTTCGGCAGGCGGGATGTTGCCGATGGGTTCTAGCAGCCGGCGATGGTTGAACCAGTCGACCCATTCCAGCGTGGCGTATTCGACGGCCTCGAAGCTGCGCCAGGGTCCGCGCTTGTGGATCACCTCGGCCTTGTAGAGGCCGTTGATGGTCTCGGCCAAAGCGTTGTCGTAGCTGTCTCCGACGCTTCCGACCGACGGCTCGATGCCCGCTTCGGTGAGGCGCTCGGTGTACTTGATGGACACATACTGGCTGCCGCGGTCGGAGTGGTGGACGAGGCCGCCACCCCGAAGTGGCCGACGGTCGTGCAGTGCCTGCTCAAGCGCATCAAGGACGAAGCCGGCATGCGCGCTCTGGCTGGCGCGCCAGCCGACGATCCGGCGGGCATAGGTGTCAATGACGAAGGCGACGTAGACAAAGCCTGCCCAGGTCGCGACGTAGGTGAAGTCCGACACCCAGAGCATGTTCGGCGCCGGCGCACGGAATTGCCGGTTTACCCGGTCGAGCGGGCATGACGCCGTCCTGTCGCTGACAGTGGTGCGCACCGGCTTGCCGCGGATCACGCCGGCCAAGCCCATCGTCCGCATCAGGCGGGCAACGGTGCAGCGGGCGATGTCGAACCCCTCCCGCCGCAGCTGGCGCCAGACCTTGCGCACGCCGTAGACGCGGAAGTTCTCCTCGAACACGCGGCGCACCTCCAGCCCGAGCGCATCATCACGCCGAGCCCGAGCCGACCTCCTGGTCGGCTCAATCCTTCTGGCTGCATGCGCATGGTAGGTGGATGGGGCGATCGGCAGAACCCGGCAGATCGGCTCGACCCCGTACACCTCACGATGCGCGTCGATGAACGACACCATCACCTCGCTCGGCGGTCGAGCTCCGCCATCGCAAAATACGCCGACGCTTTCCTGAGTATCTCGTTGGCCTGGCGCAGCTCCCGGTTCTCGCGTTCCAACGCCTTCATCCGGTCGGCAACATCGCTCGGCACGCCGACACGCGTGCCGCTATCGACCTCGGCCTTCTTCACCCACTCGTGCAGAGTTTGGCCGGCACAGCCAATCTTCGCTGCAATCGACACCACCGTTGCCCAGCGCGACGGGTGATCCTTCTCGTGATCCAGCACCATCCGCACGGCGCGCGCGCGCACCTCAGGCGAAAACTTGTTCGTGGTCTTGCTCGTCATAGCCCCTTCCTCTCAGGAGTTGGAGCCTCCGACAAACCCGGCGCGGTTCATACCGCACCCGCGTCTCGGCGATCTTCTTCATCCGCTTCTTCAGGTCGGCCTGATCCGCACGGCACGCACGATAGTGGTAGCTCGACCGCTTAAAACGGTCTTAGAAACGGGCAGCAGGTCAGCTCGAGGCGGATTCTACCTCAGCGTGGTCACATTCCACGGACCGCGTCAGCGGCAACTGCCAAGACAATGCCGCCGCCCGTCGAGTTCGAACGGCAGCAGATTTGAAAGCGGAAGGCGTCTAGAAATTTGGGGTTGCTCAATCGCAATCGCCATACTCGTTCTGCTTGCGGCATTGGCAGGCGGGCGTTAGTGCTCGAAATGTTAGTGTACGCTCGTAAAGAGCTTATGCGTCGCCCCCGATCTGGATGGACGGCATGGAGTGGTGCGGTATAACCGGGCCACATAATGCCGCTCGTATCATATCATATTTAAGGTTTGACGGTGGCGACGCAGATTTCGGGGATTTCGATGACCATCCATTCATGCAGGGTTTGCGGCCACGACGTTGATCATACGGAGTATGCGGCCCGCGAAATGATGTTCGGGACGCGGGACGTTTTCCCGTACTTCCTCTGTGGCGATTGCGGCACGTTGCAGATTGCCGAACTCCCCGCCGATATTGCGCGCTACTATGGCGAAGGTTATTATTCTTTCAGCACCGTCGAGCGTACACCGCTTAAAAAGTGGCTGATCGACAGTCGCGACCAGCATAATCTGCGCGCCCGTAGAGGCGTCGCCGGCTTCGTCGTTAGCATGCTCAAGCCCGATCCGACAACGGAACTGATCGGCGACCTTATCCGCGATAAGTCCAGCCATGTTCTCGACGTGGGATGTGGGTCGGGAGAGTTGCTCGATCGGATGGCCAATGCCGGTTACACCCGCCTCGCGGGTGTCGATCCGTTCATTGCCGCGGATCTTCGTACGGCAACGGGCGTGCCGGTCAGCAAGAAGTTCATTCACGAGGTGACCGACACTTACGACGTCGTCATGTTCAATCATTCGCTGGAGCATGTTGACGATCCTATCGCCTCGCTGACCGAGGCACGGCGTGTGCTGCGGCCGGGCGGACGGGTGATCGTGCGCATCCCGACTGTATCCTGCGAAGCGTGGGACCGGTACGGCACCGACTGGGTTCAACTCGACGCGCCGCGTCACTTCGTGCTGCTGTCACGCGACGGCGTGGCTCGTGCGGCATCCGCAGCGGGCCTCCGCCTTACGAGCACCATCGACGATTCCGGAGAATTCCAGTTCACCGGTAGCGAACTTTACCAACGGGATATCCCCTTGTCCGATCCGCGGCGTAACACGACCTTCGGCAAAATGGCGATCCTGCGGTACCGGATGAAGGCCCGTGCGCTCAACCGTCAGCACCGTGGCGATCAGGCGGCGTTCATCCTGGAGGTGTGACGCCCCTTACTTTTACAAAATCGCCTTGACGGTGAAGCTGGCGTTTGACGCCGCAACCCGAAAGGATGCCCCATGGGGCGGTTCCACACGGGGATCGCTCGCACGGCAGGCGCGCCCCCGGCCTTCGTTAGGGGCTGGCAACTCAGCATAATCGAGAAAGCCTGAAAACCTTACCGGCACCGCTTTGCTCAGCCTTCGGGCATTTCCCCCGAACGGGCCGAGCGAGAGGCGCGTACCGGCTAACCCGGCGCATCCGCCGGGACTAGACCGATCCGTTCAGGATCGTACAGCTTCGTCGACCTTCCCCTCGCCTTTCCCGGTGTCCCGTCGACGGCGTATTTCGACCTTATCGATATGACCCGACACGGGATAATGCCGATCGAGCCAGGCCGATAGCCTAGGCGTGCGATCCGCAATCGACTTGTCGTCGATCACATCGCTCCAACTGCCGTCATGACCTATGATCAGAAGCGGACGAGTGCGTTCCAGGTCGGCGATGATCCGTGCTTCTTCAGGGCCTTCGGCGGCATATACCGGGTACATTGCCGAAGTGCATGGCGGCAGGCCCGCCGCTTCATAATAGGCCCCGCCATTGTTCATCGCATAGGTACAATGCTGTCCGGTCGAACGCAGCATGGCGCCGACGAGGCGAGCCGAGTTCCCCTCCAGCGCCTCATCGCCCGGCAAGGGCCGCGTCACCAGCGCGAGATTGCTGCCCGGTCCATGTGCGATGATGCTGTCGGGCCGGCGCAGCCCGTGAACGGCCAGGACCAGCAATATCATGGCACCGACCACAGCCAGGGCGGCCCTATACCATCGCATGGACAGTTGCAGCGGCCAGGCAAGGGTGGCGACGAATGTTACAACCAGCAGATAGGCGAATGGCATGACCCACATCTGGTGGCTGAGGTCCGAGCGGTTGATCGACTGGTAGAAGATGGCCGCGATCGGGATCGTCAGAAGCAGCAGGGTCGCGGCCTCGCTGCGGCGTGCGGCAAGATGAAGCTGAGCCGCGCGAAGGACCCCGACGGCGATCACGCCCGCATAGACAACCCCAAACACCATGTCGCGTACAGGAAAGGGCCGGGCCCAGATTTCGCGATGTTGTCCCCAGTACCGGATATTGGCGACATGCTGACCGAACATGGCCGGATCGTGGAGGTACATTCCTGCCAGGGTGGCCAGAAACGCGATCGGGGCGACAAGGATCATCCGCGGCGATCGGCCCGCATACCAGGCGAGCACCAGGCCGCCTATCAGCATGACGACCCCGACCAACCCGCGGCTATAGGCCCAGAACAGTCCAATGGCCGCCGCGATGCCGGCAGCGGCGAACAACACACCCAGCAGATAAGGTCTGCCGCATTTCAGAACGGCCAGCAGCGCGGCCAGTTCGCACAGCAACAGGAGGTCACGCACCGAAGGCGCGCCCTGATGCAGGCCGACGGGATCTATCCGCGTCCCGTTGAACAGCAACAGCAGCAGTCCGGCGGTCAATCCGGCCAGCCAGGCCGTCTGGCGGGACCGCATCAATCCTGCGGCGGACAGCGCCCAGATCGCCGATGCCGCGGCGGCCAACCACATATTGGCGGCCCGGGTACAGATCACGACATGGTCCGATCCACAAAGGGCGGCAGCCCATTGCGCGGGTGCATAGTTCAACACGCCGTGGATCAGCAGTGGCAATCCACTGGAATTGCCGAGAAAATACAGCCGCGGCGAAAGATATTCGCCTTCATGAAAGGGATCGAGCAGCGGTGTGGCCAGCGGCACCGATAATGCGCTGAAGACGGCAAAAGCGATCAACAGCACCGCCAGGCCGATCCCGAGCGGCGAGCGTCCGGTGGGTGTAACGTTCATCCGTCCTGTCCTGTCGATGGATTGAATGCGCCGCGTGCCGCGCGAAACGTCTGCTTGAGCATCTGCAGCTTGGCGCCGGTACCGGTTACCTTGGTCGGGATCGGCTCACCGACCGGATAGCTGCGGCGGACCGGAACTTCGCCGACCTTGAAGCCCAGCTGACTGGCCCTGACCGTCAGGTAGAACAGCAGTTCGTAACGCGCGAACACGTCCCGAAAGGGCTGGACACGCGGGTCGAGCAGATAGCGTGGCGAATAGGCACGGAAGCCATTGGTCGTATCGGTGAACCAGTGCCGCGCGGCGATGCTGAGCATCGGTGCATGGATCATGCGGTTGCCGATCGTCCGCTCGAGCGGCGTGTTCTCGGCCGCGCCGCCCTTCAGATAGCGGGATCCCTGGACATAGTCGTAGCCCGCACTCAATCGGTCCACGAACAACGAGACGGCTTCGACATTGTCCTTGCCATTGCCGTCGATGGTGACGATGCCGTCATAGCCCTCATCGAGACACCAGGCATAGGCCATGCGCAATTGCGCACTCAGTTTCCCCGGCCCCGTTTTCGTCAGCAGCGCGCACACACCGGTGGCACGCAGGAAATCGGCATCGAGCGACCCGTCGGTCGAGCCTCCATCGGCTACGATCACGTCGACCGGCAGATGGGCCGCCGCAATCCGTTCGAGCTGGGCGCGTATCCGTTGCCCTTCGTTGATGACGGGAATCACCAGGGCATGGGCATGACGCTTGGCGTCGAAACGATCCTCGCGACCGGCCGGTACCTGCCATTGAGATCGCAACGCGTTATTCATGCTAGGAAAACTTTCTGAAGATGAGCGTATCGGTTAAGCAGTAATCAACGCTCGCCCCGGACGAAGACAAACCGTTTGCTCAAGCTATAATTTACGAGGAACGATACGGCTACTGCCAGCAGCAACGGCAATGCCCGTTGTTGCGGGGCGGAGAAAACGGCACGTTCGAGAATGGCGACCATGACGACCCGGACACCCAACGTCACGATCAGGACGGCCAGATAACGGCTGCCACGGGTGGCCGAAAGGCTTGCCTCGGTTCGGAATGTCCAGCGTTCGTGGATGACATAATTCACGATGGCGGCAACGACGAAGCCCGCCGCTGCGGCCCCCGGCAGAGGCACGCCCCATGATGCCAGCAACCATGCGGTGCCGAGATCGATGGCAAGCCCCAACAACGCAACGATCCCGAAACGTACGATCGGATGAGCGAACAGCTTCGTCACGCCGATCCCAGGATGGTCCGCGGATAGACGAAGCGATCATTGCCGCTCGCCCATTCCGGTTCGCTCAACCGCATGATCTCGAAAAGATCATAGATATTGTCGATTTTTCCACCCATGACCGACACTATTCTCGAATCCTGGGGGCGCCTTTGGAAAAGGATCGGGCGGCCGTCATCATTCTCGTTTTTGATGAGCACCGTCTTGACATCGTACAGGGATCGTTCCCATCGCGCTTGGGCCAAAGCGGGCACGTAGCGCTGGCTGTCGAGCAACATGTGACGATGACGCGATTCCGGGGTTATCGCATCGAATACGGCATAGGCCGATCGCCCGGCGGACTGATCGGTCCAGCTGGCTTGCGGCGTGTAGCGGACGTGCGTCAGCGAATGCAGCCCGGCTGCCGGATAAGGCATGCACGACAGGAACGGGCCGTCCATGATGGTGATGCCATAGCCGTTCAGCTCATCGGGAACCTGAACAAGAGCGATTTCCGCCAGTTCGTGCTTTACCGCCGCGTTCGGCAGCCCCGCCATATCCAGCACATGGTTGATCTGCGCATAGGTGACGTTGAAGACATAGCGCGCTTCGACTTCCTGCCCCGAAGACAGGGCACATACGACGCCGCCCGGCCGCTGGGTCAGTCCCGTGACCGCCGTTTCAAGACGGACATCGATATCCAATGCCGCCAGGCGTTCGCCCATGAAACGCTGCAGGACCGAATAGTCGAAAGCGTATTCGGTACAGGAGAAGACCTGTTCGATGCGATCGTCGTCGAACAATGCCGATTGCGATGCGGTCGCTGGCATGATCGGCGCGCGCATGTCCTCGAACATGCGGTGAAATCGCTTGGCCGACACCTTGGAGCCGCGACGCGCTATTGCGTACAGCATCTGAAAATCGTCGATCACGGCTTCGGGAAAATCTTCTGCGAAGCGACGGTGCAGTACCATCGACTTGACCGCGGTCAGCGCGCTGCGAGGATAATGGAACCCGGTATGCACCCGGGCCTGATTGACGCGCGACGCCCGGCCCAGCAGTTCCTTGCCGGCGTCGACCAGCATCACCCGGGGGGACAAGGACCGCAGGAAAAGGGCAAGCGCGCAGCCATAGAACCCGCCGCCAATCACCAGATAATCGACCTGCGTCGTAGATCTGGTCACGGACGCCCAGGCCCCGGTCCGGCAAGATTCTTGCTACGGCTGAACTCGACTTCGACATTCAGCTCCTCGATCACCTTGCCGAACAGGTCGATCGAACTGGCCTCGCCCACCACGTCGTCGTCGGTGGCGATCGAAACCGCTTCCAGCAGCTTTTGCAGCCCGATCGAGAGGCCCAGAAAGGCGATGCCCAGAAACAACGCCGTCATGCTCAGCGCCAGCGATGTGGTCAACCAACCCGGTTCGACGGAGTCGAACGTCGCCCATACGACAATGACATAGATCGTGAAGATGCAGGCGACCCCCGCGGCCAGCAACCCGCCCAGTGCCACAACCGTCAGCACGGCGGGTGCTGAGCTGATCAGAAGACGATGCAATAGCTTGAGACGGTGCAGACGCCCTTCACGGGGACGCGGGATCAGGCTTTCCGGGGGATGCTCACGGACCGGGATACCCGCATCGATCGGAGCGAAGCGCAGGGCCAGCCGATGATCGGGATGGGCCAGGAGCCGGTTCAATAGAGTGCGCGGATAGGCGGCGGTTCGCATGTCGCGCGTGCTGACCCGGAAACCGGCTCCCCTGCCCAGCGCGGACAGGGCGGGATCAAGCATTCTCGTCTGTCCGCGACGCCCGACGACGATCGACGACGACGCTATGGCATCGTCGATCATATGGAGAATGTCGAACAGCGCGAGTTCCGTCGGCGTCGTCAGCACCACGATATCGCCGATCGCCTCCATGGCCACCGCAGCGCGACGGCGATAGAAGGAGATACCGGTACGCAGCGTCAATATGCGCAAATTAGCCCCGAGGACGCGCAGCATCGCCGCATCACCCTGCTCCGCATCGATCGCGATCAGGAGTTCGAAATAGCGGAAACGTTGTGCCAGCCGGATCATCAACGTCTCAAGCTGGGCCAGCGCATCGGCATCGACCGGTGCTTCGGTGAGGCAGACCGATACGAGTATGTCTTCGCGTGGCCTAGGCGGCGACATCCGTTACCTCCTGTACGGCTTGGCCCAAAGTGTCGAGCGAGCGACGTATCGCGTCCAGCGGGTCCAGCATGGCGGCCTTCATCTCGATGCTGTACCAACCCTGATAGCCGGCATCCCGTAACGCGCGAAGCGCCTGCGCCGCCTGGCCGGCGTCGGCGGGAGCGGGAGCAAGTTGCGGTTCACTGATATGAACATGGCCGATGCGATCAATCGTAGCCGCCGCGATGCGTTCGATCCGCGTGAAGTCTCCCTCCATGTGCAGGGCACCGATATCGAAGTTCAACACGATGGCATGATGGTCGACACGCCGGACGAAGGCGTCGGCTTCCTCCATCCGGTTCAGGAAATTGGTGCCATAGGCCGCGGGGTTGGGTTCCATGGCGATCCGGGTGCCGCAGGAGGCAGCCCGATCACCCAGCGTTCGGAACATGGCGATCGCGATCGCGTCGGCCCGCTCCGCATCCAGTGTCGCGGGGATCTGTCGTTGGCGCGGCGAGCCGAATACCAGTGTCGGGATGGCCAGACGCCCGGCAAGGTCGATGGCCCTATGCATGGCCGCGGTCAGCGCGTCGCGTGCTTCCGCTCCCTCGAACAAGGCCGCATCCGCGACGCCGAACAGCAGGGACTGCATCGAGACCAGCTCCAGACCTGCGTCCCTCACCGCATCGGTCGCGGTGCGAAGTTCGTCCGGCGACGGGCGGAACGGATCGGCAGCATGGGCGAGGAACAAGCCCGGTGCGATCTCCAACCCGGTGACCCCATGATCGCGGAGCATCGCATAGGCCTCCGCCAGGCGATCGACGGGCCAGGCGATGTTGGATACGGCGAGTTTCACGCGACGGCCCGCTGCACGGCGATGAACTCGGCCAGTTCGCTCAACAACGTGTCGGGTTTCGCCAAATAGGCCCCCTTCTGATCCCATAAGGCCGCATGGGCGGTTCGCATGTCTTCTCGGTGCAGACGGGCATTGTGACGCGGCATCGGCGTGCCATTCACCGCCGCATAGACCGCTGCGGCCTTCAGTGGAGGAGGCGCGATATGCAGGACCGAGAGGTTGGCCGCCAGTCCTCGCTCGATATCGCCCCATAGGCGTGCCATGTTGTAAAACTGGAACTCGCTATCGGGATTGGTGAATCCGCTTGCCGCAAAGCCTGCGGCCTCGACCGCGACCTCGAGCGCCGAGCGTCGTCCCGACGCCTGGAGGTCCGCGCGGTCCAACACCATCATGTCCAAGGCCACGCTGTGCTTGTATAAACGACCGACCAGATCGGCATCCTGCGCTTCCAGTGTGTCGCTCAGAGCCGCCAGCCGCGCCGATGGCAGCATCGATGGCATGGGATTGAGAATATCGAACAGGAAATTCTTCTTCAACCCGGACCCGAAAAGGGCAGGCAGACGAACGATCAGCGTGTTGGGAAAATGATCGGCCATCGCGACTTCGAGCGCGCGTCGATTTCGACCATAGGCCAGCTCCGTTTCGTACCGCGCTTCCATCTCACTGTTCGCGCTGAACTTTTCAAGAACGGCAATGGTCGAGATCAATATGAAATGCTTGGCGCGGATCCTCCGGAGCTGATCAATCAAGGCCCGGATGTGCCGTTCGTCACGTTCGGGATCGCGATTGGCCTCGAACATCGATCCCGGCGCGGCGGCACAGACGACGGTGTCGAACGCGGCCCCAGCCAAAGCATCTATGTTGCTACGGTTCACATATTGATCGAAACCACGTTGTCTACGCAGGCAGCCGCCAACGAAACCAGTATAACCGATCAATGCGTCCACGATTGTCCCTTCGCCAGCGATCGCAGCCGCGCCGTAATCGCGGCTCTTTTGCCGTCATCGTCCCATGACAGCGGGGCGGATAGCAGTGTATGCGGACGATGTCATCCGATCTGACCCCTGTACGGGACGGATTTGGGGGGATCGGTGAAACCCGATCAAGGTTTTCCGCAACCTTCGCCGTCCTCGCGGCAGTCCTATCGCTTCAAAATGCATTACGGTGCGTCAGCACGCGGAAGGTCTGCAAAACAAGCATGATGTCGCGCCAGATCGACCAATTCTCCAGATAGGCAAGATCGGCTTGGACACGGTTGAGCAGATCGTCGCTCGTCTCTGTATTGCCGCGAAACCCTTGGACCTGTGCCAGCCCCGTCAAACCAGGCTTGACCGCATGGCGGCTCCAGTAATTCGACGTCACCTCCCAGTAAAGTACCGTTCCCGCCAGCGCGCCGGTCGCATGAGGGCGGGGGCCGACGATACTCATGTCACCCCGGAGCACGTTCAGCATCTGCGGCAGTTCGTCCAGGCTGGTCTTGCGAATGAACCGACCGACCCGAGTGACACGGGCATCATTGCGGGTGGTAAGTTTGCTGGCCGTATGATCGAGCAGATCATTGCGCATGCTGCGGAATTTAAACATCCGGAACATGCGGTTACCCTTGCCGATGCGATCCTGCACAAACAGCACCGGCCCCGGCGAGTCGAGTTTGATGAGAATTGCGAGGCCCAGCAACAAGGGGAATAGCAGGATCAGCGTCGACAGCGCGACCGTCAGGTCAAACAGCCGTTTGATCACCCGATCGACGGCATTGAGCGGCCCCGTAGCGATCAGGGTCGTTGCGATATCGTGGTAACGGGTCGTACTGATCGCCCCGATCGCGTCCAGCTCGGGGGTAAGAACCTCGACATTGACGCCGACGCCCTTGAGCGCGGCCGCCCATACGCCGCGACGTTCGGGCTGGCAGGCAAGGATAACCCGGTCTGTGTCGTGAAGCAGTCGGCCGATCCGGTCGAGCATCGCCGGATCGTTGATATTGGGTACGATATTCAACGTCTTGA
This portion of the Sphingomonas sanguinis genome encodes:
- a CDS encoding DUF190 domain-containing protein; this encodes MPNRFTVHHREVGMLRIYLKPSDKIGPRRFWGAKPLYRELIRTAKADGIINAVAQNTHYGFSNHEPIRENGSEIADPHLTICVELVGDRDQLDLFCRRHGDLIGDKVIVYKRLEHWTITRKTELTRA
- a CDS encoding IS3 family transposase (programmed frameshift); amino-acid sequence: MTSKTTNKFSPEVRARAVRMVLDHEKDHPSRWATVVSIAAKIGCAGQTLHEWVKKAEVDSGTRVGVPSDVADRMKALERENRELRQANEILRKASAYFCDGGARPPSEVMVSFIDAHREVYGVEPICRVLPIAPSTYHAHAARRIEPTRRSARARRDDALGLEVRRVFEENFRVYGVRKVWRQLRREGFDIARCTVARLMRTMGLAGVIRGKPVRTTVSDRTASCPLDRVNRQFRAPAPNMLWVSDFTYVATWAGFVYVAFVIDTYARRIVGWRASQSAHAGFVLDALEQALHDRRPLRGGGLVHHSDRGSQYVSIKYTERLTEAGIEPSVGSVGDSYDNALAETINGLYKAEVIHKRGPWRSFEAVEYATLEWVDWFNHRRLLEPIGNIPPAEAEEQFYAAANIIDMAA
- a CDS encoding class I SAM-dependent methyltransferase — protein: MATQISGISMTIHSCRVCGHDVDHTEYAAREMMFGTRDVFPYFLCGDCGTLQIAELPADIARYYGEGYYSFSTVERTPLKKWLIDSRDQHNLRARRGVAGFVVSMLKPDPTTELIGDLIRDKSSHVLDVGCGSGELLDRMANAGYTRLAGVDPFIAADLRTATGVPVSKKFIHEVTDTYDVVMFNHSLEHVDDPIASLTEARRVLRPGGRVIVRIPTVSCEAWDRYGTDWVQLDAPRHFVLLSRDGVARAASAAGLRLTSTIDDSGEFQFTGSELYQRDIPLSDPRRNTTFGKMAILRYRMKARALNRQHRGDQAAFILEV
- a CDS encoding glycosyltransferase family 2 protein; this encodes MNNALRSQWQVPAGREDRFDAKRHAHALVIPVINEGQRIRAQLERIAAAHLPVDVIVADGGSTDGSLDADFLRATGVCALLTKTGPGKLSAQLRMAYAWCLDEGYDGIVTIDGNGKDNVEAVSLFVDRLSAGYDYVQGSRYLKGGAAENTPLERTIGNRMIHAPMLSIAARHWFTDTTNGFRAYSPRYLLDPRVQPFRDVFARYELLFYLTVRASQLGFKVGEVPVRRSYPVGEPIPTKVTGTGAKLQMLKQTFRAARGAFNPSTGQDG
- a CDS encoding GtrA family protein encodes the protein MTKLFAHPIVRFGIVALLGLAIDLGTAWLLASWGVPLPGAAAAGFVVAAIVNYVIHERWTFRTEASLSATRGSRYLAVLIVTLGVRVVMVAILERAVFSAPQQRALPLLLAVAVSFLVNYSLSKRFVFVRGER
- a CDS encoding NAD(P)/FAD-dependent oxidoreductase, whose translation is MTRSTTQVDYLVIGGGFYGCALALFLRSLSPRVMLVDAGKELLGRASRVNQARVHTGFHYPRSALTAVKSMVLHRRFAEDFPEAVIDDFQMLYAIARRGSKVSAKRFHRMFEDMRAPIMPATASQSALFDDDRIEQVFSCTEYAFDYSVLQRFMGERLAALDIDVRLETAVTGLTQRPGGVVCALSSGQEVEARYVFNVTYAQINHVLDMAGLPNAAVKHELAEIALVQVPDELNGYGITIMDGPFLSCMPYPAAGLHSLTHVRYTPQASWTDQSAGRSAYAVFDAITPESRHRHMLLDSQRYVPALAQARWERSLYDVKTVLIKNENDDGRPILFQRRPQDSRIVSVMGGKIDNIYDLFEIMRLSEPEWASGNDRFVYPRTILGSA
- a CDS encoding sugar phosphate isomerase/epimerase family protein is translated as MKLAVSNIAWPVDRLAEAYAMLRDHGVTGLEIAPGLFLAHAADPFRPSPDELRTATDAVRDAGLELVSMQSLLFGVADAALFEGAEARDALTAAMHRAIDLAGRLAIPTLVFGSPRQRQIPATLDAERADAIAIAMFRTLGDRAASCGTRIAMEPNPAAYGTNFLNRMEEADAFVRRVDHHAIVLNFDIGALHMEGDFTRIERIAAATIDRIGHVHISEPQLAPAPADAGQAAQALRALRDAGYQGWYSIEMKAAMLDPLDAIRRSLDTLGQAVQEVTDVAA